Below is a genomic region from Anoxybacillus flavithermus.
TTCACCAGGTGCTGAGGCCCCAAAACGATCGATAGCTAAAATATCTCCTTCGTCACCTGTATAGCGTTCCCAACCAAGCGACGCGCCCATTTCAATCGCAAGACGTTTTTTCACATGCTTTGGAATGACGCTTTCTTTATATTGCGCTGATTGCGCTTCAAAACGATCCCACGAAGGCATACTTACAACCGAAACATGAATACCTTCATTCGCTAACGCTTTTTGTGCCTCTACTGCTAGGCTAACTTCTGAACCAGATGCTAGCAACAGGGCTTGTACTTCTCCTTGAGCTTCAGAAACAACATACGCTCCTCTTTTCACTCCTTCATACGCACGCTCTGCTGTTGTCGCTAGCGTAGGAAGGTTTTGACGTGTCAACACAAGTGCTGTCGGACGATCCGTAGATTCTACCGCTAACCGCCATGCAGCTGCTGTTTCGTTCGCATCTGCCGGACGAATGACGCATACATTTGGCATCGCTCTTAATGAAGCGAGTTGTTCAATTGGCTCATGCGTTGGACCATCCTCACCAACAGCAATGCTATCATGCGTAAATACATATGTGACAGGCAATCCCATAAGTGCAGCAAGTCGAATCGCTGGACGTAAATAATCTGAAAAGACGAAGAACGTACCACCGTACACTTTTACACCACCATGAAGCGCCATACCATTTAACGCTGCGCCCATCGCAAATTCACGTACACCAAACCAAATGTTACGACCTTCATAACTTCCAGGTAAGAAGTCTCCTGCTCCTTTAATCAACGTTTTATTTGAACCTGCTAAGTCTGCGGATCCACCTAAAAATTGTGGCACAACTTTTGCGATAGCATTCAATACTTCTCCAGAAGAAGCACGTGTTGCTAGACTCTTCCCTTCAGCATATACAGGCAACGTTTTTTCCCAACCTTCAGGAAGTTTACCTTCAATCGCCATTTTTAGCTGTTTCGCTAAATCTGGGTATGCTTTTTCATATTCAGCAAATAAAGCATTCCACTCAGCTTCTTTTTTCTCTCCGGCTTCTTTAACTACTTTTTCAAAATGAGCATATACTTCATCTGGAACGTAAAAATCTTCTTCAAACGTCCATTTATATGCTTCTTTTGTTAACTTAATTTCATCTTTACCTAGCGGAGCACCATGTACATCTGCTGTTCCCGCTTTATTTGGCGAACCATAACCGATTGTCGTTTTTACTTCAATTAATGTCGGACGTTCTAAATCTTTTTGAGCTTCAGCAATAGCTTGGGCAATTTCCTCGATGTTATTGCCATCTTCGACACGAATATATTGCCATCCATACGCTTTGAAACGCTGTTCTACACTTTCTGAAAACGAAAGATGTAATTCACCGTCTAGCGAAATATCATTCGAATCATAAAGAACGATGAGGCGGCCGAGTTTCAAGTGCCCCGCTAACGATGCAGCTTCTGCCGAAACCCCTTCCATTAAGTCTCCATCACCACAAATGGCATATGTAAAGTGATTGATCATTTCGAACTTATCTTTGTTGTACGTAGCTGCTAAATGACGTTCTGCCATCGCCATTCCAACAGCCATCGCAATTCCTTGCCCAAGCGGACCAGTTGTTGCTTCGACACCTGGGGTATGACCGTATTCTGGATGTCCCGGTGTTTTACTTCCCCATTGACGAAACTGCTTAATATCTTCCATCGTGACGTCGTAACCACTTAAATGGAGCAAGCTATACAATAGCATTGAACCGTGCCCTGCTGA
It encodes:
- a CDS encoding transketolase, which codes for MTHSIEQLSIAAIRTLSIDAIEKANSGHPGMPMGAAPMAYTLWTKFMNHNPRNPKWFNRDRFVLSAGHGSMLLYSLLHLSGYDVTMEDIKQFRQWGSKTPGHPEYGHTPGVEATTGPLGQGIAMAVGMAMAERHLAATYNKDKFEMINHFTYAICGDGDLMEGVSAEAASLAGHLKLGRLIVLYDSNDISLDGELHLSFSESVEQRFKAYGWQYIRVEDGNNIEEIAQAIAEAQKDLERPTLIEVKTTIGYGSPNKAGTADVHGAPLGKDEIKLTKEAYKWTFEEDFYVPDEVYAHFEKVVKEAGEKKEAEWNALFAEYEKAYPDLAKQLKMAIEGKLPEGWEKTLPVYAEGKSLATRASSGEVLNAIAKVVPQFLGGSADLAGSNKTLIKGAGDFLPGSYEGRNIWFGVREFAMGAALNGMALHGGVKVYGGTFFVFSDYLRPAIRLAALMGLPVTYVFTHDSIAVGEDGPTHEPIEQLASLRAMPNVCVIRPADANETAAAWRLAVESTDRPTALVLTRQNLPTLATTAERAYEGVKRGAYVVSEAQGEVQALLLASGSEVSLAVEAQKALANEGIHVSVVSMPSWDRFEAQSAQYKESVIPKHVKKRLAIEMGASLGWERYTGDEGDILAIDRFGASAPGEKIMQEYGFTVENVVARVKALLGK